The genome window GAGcatcccaccaatgtggtcactgggTCCAGCTcttactggcttcctctgccagcaacctgcggctgatcgtgggtttctcagcccagtttcctcccactataatgctggttgctgtcatataggtgagatattcttcagtatgacgtaaaatttcagtgaaatcaataaatacaagtGTGTTACTAATGTACTAGTTGTATGCCGCAAGAGAAGCTTTATCCTCATTGGCCTCTTTCTGGTATTTGCCTCACATGCACTTAAAAGGGCTTGCAAAGTAAAGCACACTGTATTTGATTCCACTAGAAAGGATAAATCAGTGAACTGAACTGGACTGGGCTGGCTTTAATAATTACTTGTCTCTTCAGGTATTACCAGACTTGTTGCACAGCGAATGGCTACATGTGATGACAGTTTGTGAACATCTACTCACCTCCAGCAGGTTGATTCTCCTCACCCACACCTCTACCTACACAACCTCCAGTCCTTGTGTTAACCTGACAGGTAAGTACACTGGGAATGCTTACAGGTGTTGACTGTTTGTGAACATCTACTGACCTCCAGCAGGTTGACCCTCCTCACCCACCCATCTACCTACATAACCTCCAGTCCTTGTGTTAACCTGACAGGTAAGTACACTGGGAATGACTACAGGTGATGACTGTTTGTGAACATCTACTGACCTCCAGCAGGTTGACCATCCTCACCCACCCATCTACCTACACAACCTCCAGTCCTTGTGTTAACCTGACAGGTAAGTACACTGGGAATGACTACAGGTGATGACTGTTTGTGAACATCTACTGACCTCCAGCAGGTGAGATTCTCCTCACCCACACCTCTACCTACACAACCTCCAGTCCTTGTGTTAACCTGACAATTAAGTACACTGGGAATGCCTACAGGTGTTGACTGTTTGTGAACATCTACTGACCTCCAGCAGGTGAGATTCCCCTCACCCACACCTCTACCTACACAACCTCCAGTCCTTGTGTTAACCTGACAGGTAAGTACACTGGGAATGCCTACGGGTGTTGACTGTTTGTGAACATCTACTGACCTCTAGCAGGTTGACCCTCCTCACCCACCCATCTACCTACATAACCTCCAGCCCTTGTGTTAACCTGACGGGTAAGTACACTGGGAATGACTACAGGTGATGATTGTTTGTGAACATCTACTGACCTCTAGCAGGTTGACCCTCCTCACCCACCCATCTACTTACATAACCTCCAGTTCTTGTGTTAACCTGACAGGTAAGTACACTGTGAATGGCTACAGGTGATGATTGTTTGTGAACATCTACTGACCTCTAGCAGGTTGACCCTGCTCACCCACCCATCTACCTACATAACCTCCAGCCATTGTGTTAACCTGACAGGTAAGTACACTGGGAATGGCTACAGGTGATGAGTGTTTGTGAACATCTACTGACCTCCAGCAGGTTGATCCGCCTCACGCACCCATCTACCTACGTAACCTCCAGTCCTTGTGTTAACCTGACAGGTAAAGTACTCTGGGAATGACTACAGGTGATGACTGTCTGTGAACATCTACTGACCTCCAGCAGGTTGATCCGCCTCACACACCCATCTACCTACATAACCTCCAGTCCTTGTGTTAACCTGACAGGTAAAGTACTCTGGGAATGACTACAGGTGATGACTGTCTGTGAACATCTACTGACCTCCAGCAGGTTGATTCTCCTCACCCACCCATTTACCTACATAACTTCCAGTCCTTGTGTTAACCGGACAGGTAAAGTACACTGGGAATGACTACAGGTGATGACTGTTTGTGAAcaacttgttaagtacaacattaagccctgagcactcactcactcactcaagagCCCTTTAAACTTATAGCTAACCTATGAGTAACGATTAAAATGTATCTAGCGTCAGTTGTGAAGCCAGATCCAGCATAACAAGGTTTAGTACAAATTATCATCTCTTCAATTTACAGATATTAAAGTCCCATTAGGTGTTGCACAACTATTGACTGATGCTTGTATGGTGTGGAACCAATCAAAAACCTTGACAGATACTGCCTGGGTGTTTGTAGCACAGGGATTGGCTACAGTCATCAGGGTAAGTGTGAAGATACTGGGTTTGTAAAACAGTGCCCATTTCCTGGCTGACAATGTAACTGGTGTCTTTCACAGTCTACTCCTACATGTTCatcttagtacatgtagctgttcgAGGAGTGTGTTTCACAATGCTATTTTGCGCTAAATTTTTGTGCAAAATATTTGATGCCTTTTACTGAAACTTGGCTAATATTGTATGACAACAGCAATGAATCAGTGatcaaaattttatcagtttggACAATAATTTGCAGACTTTAATTTGGGTTAGGCTAAAATCTGAAATTACTTAGTGAAATTACCCCCTGGGCTACCCATGTAGTGATCTTATAGATCACACAGTGGTCCTGCATGATGTTCTGAAATTTTCTATTTGCTACTTATCACAGtgtaatataaaacatatgtgTGCCATACCAAAAATGTGGGAAGtttccaaaattttacatttttattgtatttgatcaaagtttgatttttttcccaATTTTGACAGTACTGGTGGTCTAACGCGTGCAGTTCACATGGCATGTTTGTACAGTATAACATACTTCTCCGTGTAAAACTGACGTGCGAGCGAGCAGACACTGTAATTCAGAGTATTATTACAgattttacttaattctgcttttCAGGAAATTTGTTTGGTTGATCCAAAGCTGGAGGACAGTGTGAACTCTCGCACATATCTACTGGCTCAGATCTTCTGCCAGATGTGCCATGTGATGAGCGTCCTCCCTCTGCAGGCCTGTGACCATGTGTACTTGGTAATGCTGCAAACCCTCAACATTTACAAAGGAGTGAAGATGCAGTGTAGAACATCCAGCTCACCTGGGGATTGGCGAGCGTACTTTTACATCTGTCAGAACCTGGAGATGAGCATGCTTGATGTACTGAAGCGCTATGTGAAGGAGGAAATGACAGAAAAGTCAAACCTTGAGAGACAGATGGAGGAAATCCTTGAGATAAACCGTGGTATCTGAATTTTAGTTTGGGTGTCTGCCCATTTATAGTGAGGCCATGAATTTTAGTTTGGGTGTCTGCCCATTTATAGTGAGGCCATGGATATGTCAGTGTTTAACCATTGTGTCATGGAGACATGGTACCCTGTAAGACCCTAGAGGCACAATAGATACAGTTTTATCATATCATATACAATTTGGTGTGACTTCTGTAGTTTTATACCAAGCAGGGATATTCAGAACTAACCAAGACTGACTAATTATTGTCTTCATAGAACTAGAGATTAAAAATTCTCAGTCCCAATACAGCAAAACTAATACCAAAtactaaaa of Liolophura sinensis isolate JHLJ2023 chromosome 13, CUHK_Ljap_v2, whole genome shotgun sequence contains these proteins:
- the LOC135480605 gene encoding uncharacterized protein LOC135480605, with translation MESSILDAEEFLLLVAVPYLNRENMITRKQPITAKLALKMFNCLGQQRCCENISHPFVILLCLCEMLQECEHFWDRECRKDCMKQDIITAMGYLPLDDPLTAKDPALVWFKHHLSNFDLPVVLRLRTVLGMDDDQCLQVIATQLWVGEQIEGTVAETKGDNQYRSAFEFSAIDDGCLQFSLHAISQNARHFTFDWNEIVASLAQVLPDLLHSEWLHVMTVCEHLLTSSRLILLTHTSTYTTSSPCVNLTDIKVPLGVAQLLTDACMVWNQSKTLTDTAWVFVAQGLATVIREICLVDPKLEDSVNSRTYLLAQIFCQMCHVMSVLPLQACDHVYLVMLQTLNIYKGVKMQCRTSSSPGDWRAYFYICQNLEMSMLDVLKRYVKEEMTEKSNLERQMEEILEINRGI